The proteins below are encoded in one region of Gracilinanus agilis isolate LMUSP501 unplaced genomic scaffold, AgileGrace unplaced_scaffold53243, whole genome shotgun sequence:
- the LOC123255851 gene encoding putative olfactory receptor 2W6 translates to METANETSEEYFILLGFSDQPILEMTLFFISLIFYFFAVTGNSTIILLSLLDSRLHTPMYFFLSNLSLLDLCYTNSSIPQMLVNLWGPRKTITYIGCVVQLFVFLSVCGIECLLLSVMAYDRYVAVCKPLHYMVIMHPKLCLQLAAFAWLGGIANSILMSPLTLSLERCGQRHINHFVCEMPALIRISCVDTSRVEGLGFSIAVPFVLVPVVMILVSYGYIAAAVMNIKSTAGRKKAFNTCSAHMIVVSLFYSAIIFMYMQPGNAASQNRGKFLTLFYCLVTPTLNPFIYSLRNKEVKGAMRKVLGKGGSLH, encoded by the coding sequence ATGGAAACAGCCAATGAGACCTCTGAAGAATACTTCATCTTACTAGGTTTCTCTGACCAGCCGATTCTTGAGATGACTCTCTTTTTCATCAGtctaattttttacttttttgctgTCACAGGCAATTCAACCATTATCCTGCTCTCCCTCTTGGACTCTCGACTTCATACTCCCATGTACTTCTTCCTCAGTAACTTGTCTCTTTTGGATCTTTGTTACACAAACAGCAGTATCCCCCAGATGTTAGTAAATCTCTGGGGTCCCAGAAAAACCATCACATATATAGGCTGTGTGGTTCagctctttgtctttctctcagtGTGTGGTATTGAATGCCTTCTCCTCTCAGTCATGGCCTATGACCGTTATGTAGCAGTCTGCAAGCCCCTCCACTACATGGTCATCATGCACCCCAAGTTGTGCTTACAACTGGCTGCTTTTGCCTGGCTTGGTGGAATTGCCAACTCCATTCTGATGTCTCCACTTACCTTGTCACTTGAGAGGTGTGGCCAACGACATATCAACCACTTTGTATGTGAGATGCCAGCTCTGATACGAATCTCCTGTGTTGATACTAGTCGAGTGGAGGGCCTAGGCTTCTCCATAGCTGTCCCTTTTGTTCTGGTGCCCGTTGTCATGATTCTGGTCTCCTATGGGTACATTGCTGCTGCTGTGATGAATATTAAGTCAACAGCTGGCAGGAAGAAAGCCTTCAACACTTGTTCTGCACACATGATTGTTGTATCACTCTTTTATTCCGCCATCATTTTCATGTACATGCAACCAGGCAATGCGGCCAGTCAAAACCGAGGCAAGTTCCTCACTCTCTTCTATTGTCTGGTGACACCTACCCTGAATCCTTTCATTTATAGTCTGAGAAACAAAGAAGTTAAAGGGGCAATGAGAAAGGTCCTGGGGAAAGGCGGAAGCCTACATTGA